In Candidatus Zymogenus saltonus, the genomic stretch TGAGACTTCGTATCAAAACCGCCCGGGATCACCTTCTCCCCGGCCTCGCCGTCAAGGCCTATGCTCGATTTGAAGAAGTCGAACTTTCCCGAAACGGTGAGGGTCGCCGACGTAAAGATTAGTGTATCAACACGATCAAACAGGTGTCTCTTCATCTCCCCGGAGACATCGAGGGGAAAGGCGCTCAAGAAAACCCCCCTCCCCCGCCGCTCGCAGACAAAAACGTAGCCGTCATCCGGCATAGTGACGATGAAGTTAATCGCATCGGAGATCTCCTCGGCCCTCCTGACGATGGAAGTCGCCGAATCGGTGTCTCCCATGAGGCCCCTCATCCTGTCCGCGAGGATCTGAAGCCTCGATCTCAATACCTCGGCCTTCTCGATCTCCCCCTCGGTAAAGAAGCCCTTCAATATCCTCCGCTTAACGTTCTCTTCCTTGGCCGAAAATCCCTTCTTCTTCATCAACGCCCCGAAAAAGGCGTCCGAGGACTCCCCCACCTTACGGGCGGCGTCCTGAACGTCCTTGTTGACGTCCTTGTTGAATATTCCCTCGGCCTCCATCTCGCTTAGGAGGTCCCTCACCAGCTCTTCCACCCTGAACGGGGAGACCGTTATTCCGAAGTGGGAGGTGGACACCTTCTCGAGATTGTGGGCCTCGTCCAATATGGCCGCCTCGTAGTTGGGTATGACCCCCATCCCCCCCGCAGACTTGATCTCGAGATCGGCCAGAAACAGGTGGTGATTTACGACAACGATATCGGCCGACTGGGCCTCACGCCTCATCCGGTTCACAAAGCAGTCGTCGAAGTGAAAACATCTTTGGCCAACGCATCTGTCCGAGGAAGACGATATTTCATGCCACGGGGCGAAGTCATCCGGAAGCCCCTCTATCTCGGCCCTGTCCCCCGTTTTTGTCTTCCTCGCCCAGGCCTCGATAAGCTTAAAGGCGCCGGCGTCGTCCTTGAATCCTAAAGTCCCCTGACGGATGAACTGAAAATATCGCCTCTGGCATAGGTAGTTGTTCCTCCCCTTTAACGTCACCGCCTTTATCTTCCTCTCATATTTATATGCCCTCTCGATTATCGGGACGTCGCTTTCTATTATCTGATCCTGAAGGTTCTTTGTTCCCGTCGAGATCACGACCCTCCTGCCGGACAAGAGGGCCGGAAGGAGATAGGCCAGGGTCTTTCCCGTTCCGGTTCCCGCCTCTACCATCAAGTATCGCCCCTCGACCAGGGCGTCAAGGACCTCCCCGGCCATATCAATCTGCCCGGGCCTGAATTCGTAGCCGACAAGCGTCTTGGAGAGGAGGCCCCTTTCCCCGAAGAATTCACCTATCTTATCGCTTATTTC encodes the following:
- a CDS encoding ATP-dependent DNA helicase translates to MVIPSEISDKIGEFFGERGLLSKTLVGYEFRPGQIDMAGEVLDALVEGRYLMVEAGTGTGKTLAYLLPALLSGRRVVISTGTKNLQDQIIESDVPIIERAYKYERKIKAVTLKGRNNYLCQRRYFQFIRQGTLGFKDDAGAFKLIEAWARKTKTGDRAEIEGLPDDFAPWHEISSSSDRCVGQRCFHFDDCFVNRMRREAQSADIVVVNHHLFLADLEIKSAGGMGVIPNYEAAILDEAHNLEKVSTSHFGITVSPFRVEELVRDLLSEMEAEGIFNKDVNKDVQDAARKVGESSDAFFGALMKKKGFSAKEENVKRRILKGFFTEGEIEKAEVLRSRLQILADRMRGLMGDTDSATSIVRRAEEISDAINFIVTMPDDGYVFVCERRGRGVFLSAFPLDVSGEMKRHLFDRVDTLIFTSATLTVSGKFDFFKSSIGLDGEAGEKVIPGGFDTKSQTLLYVPRDLPPPNSGDFAEEVSKAVEEIVQASSGRALVLFTSIKNMREVHEELSPRIPFETLLQGEAPRHILLKRFQREVSSVLFATASFWEGVDVPGEALSAVIIDKLPFDSPADPLIEAKMEYLERGGMNPFMEFQLPRAVISLRQGIGRLIRSDGDRGVLSILDSRLYKRSYGRIFFESLTEFPVTDRIGDVKDFFR